A single genomic interval of Sander lucioperca isolate FBNREF2018 chromosome 9, SLUC_FBN_1.2, whole genome shotgun sequence harbors:
- the eef1da gene encoding eukaryotic translation elongation factor 1 delta a (guanine nucleotide exchange protein) isoform X12: MSGLQCLASENIWFDKQRYDEAEKCFYEGANGPSTQGKEVNAILQDIAKSRQNILQSLNGSSSHAGDQELVSRMKSMELENQTLHKVVVEMRAALQKLESRVAMLEKSPAAVPCAKSAPVKAAPVKPVKVENGDDDDIDLFGSDEDDEEAARLKQERVDAYAAKKSKKPALIAKSSILLDVKPWDDETDMVKLEECVRSVQMDGLLWGASKLVPVGYGIKKLQINCVVEDDKVGTDILEEEITKFEDYIQSVDVAAFNKI; encoded by the exons ATGAGTGGATTGCAGTGCCTCGCCTCAGAGAACATCTGGTTTGACAAACAGCGCTACGATGAGGCGGAGAAGTGCTTCTACGAAGGAGCCAACGGACCCTCTACACAG GGGAAAGAAGTTAATGCCATCCTGCAGGACATTGCTAAATCCCGACAGAATATTCTTCAGTCACTAAACGGA TCATCCTCACATGCAGGAGACCAGGAGCTGGTTTCGCGCATGAAGAGCATGGAACTGGAGAACCAAACTCTGCACAAAG TGGTGGTGGAGATGAGAGCAGCCCTGCAGAAGCTGGAGTCCAGAGTGGCTATGCTGGAAAAGAGCCCAGCAGCTGTCCCATGTGCTAAG TCTGCTCCAGTCAAGGCTGCTCCAGTCAAGCCGGTAAAGGTGGAAAACGGGGATGACGATGACATTGACTTGTTCGGCAGTGATGAGGACGACGAGGAGGCAGCGCGCCTTAAGCAGGAGCGCGTTGATGCCTATGCAGCCAAGAAGTCCAAGAAACCTGCCCTCATTGCCAAGTCATCTATCCTGTTGGACGTCAAGCCC TGGGATGATGAGACTGATATGGTGAAGCTGGAGGAGTGTGTGCGCTCAGTGCAGATGGACGGGCTCCTATGGGGAGCATCCAAACTGGTGCCAGTTGGCTACGGCATCAAGAAGCTGCAGATCAACTGCGTGGTTGAGGATGACAAAGTTGGCACAGACATTCTGGAGGAGGAGATCACCAAGTTTGAGGACTAT ATCCAGAGTGTAGATGTTGCTGCCTTCAATAAGATCTAA
- the eef1da gene encoding eukaryotic translation elongation factor 1 delta a (guanine nucleotide exchange protein) isoform X13: MSGLQCLASENIWFDKQRYDEAEKCFYEGANGPSTQVKTSLQQPKGRQQKRQHRNSSSHAGDQELVSRMKSMELENQTLHKVVVEMRAALQKLESRVAMLEKSPAAVPCAKSAPVKAAPVKPVKVENGDDDDIDLFGSDEDDEEAARLKQERVDAYAAKKSKKPALIAKSSILLDVKPWDDETDMVKLEECVRSVQMDGLLWGASKLVPVGYGIKKLQINCVVEDDKVGTDILEEEITKFEDYIQSVDVAAFNKI, encoded by the exons ATGAGTGGATTGCAGTGCCTCGCCTCAGAGAACATCTGGTTTGACAAACAGCGCTACGATGAGGCGGAGAAGTGCTTCTACGAAGGAGCCAACGGACCCTCTACACAG GTGAAAACTTCTCTGCAGCAGCCCAAGGGGCGCCAGCAGAAACGGCAGCACAGAAAT TCATCCTCACATGCAGGAGACCAGGAGCTGGTTTCGCGCATGAAGAGCATGGAACTGGAGAACCAAACTCTGCACAAAG TGGTGGTGGAGATGAGAGCAGCCCTGCAGAAGCTGGAGTCCAGAGTGGCTATGCTGGAAAAGAGCCCAGCAGCTGTCCCATGTGCTAAG TCTGCTCCAGTCAAGGCTGCTCCAGTCAAGCCGGTAAAGGTGGAAAACGGGGATGACGATGACATTGACTTGTTCGGCAGTGATGAGGACGACGAGGAGGCAGCGCGCCTTAAGCAGGAGCGCGTTGATGCCTATGCAGCCAAGAAGTCCAAGAAACCTGCCCTCATTGCCAAGTCATCTATCCTGTTGGACGTCAAGCCC TGGGATGATGAGACTGATATGGTGAAGCTGGAGGAGTGTGTGCGCTCAGTGCAGATGGACGGGCTCCTATGGGGAGCATCCAAACTGGTGCCAGTTGGCTACGGCATCAAGAAGCTGCAGATCAACTGCGTGGTTGAGGATGACAAAGTTGGCACAGACATTCTGGAGGAGGAGATCACCAAGTTTGAGGACTAT ATCCAGAGTGTAGATGTTGCTGCCTTCAATAAGATCTAA
- the eef1da gene encoding eukaryotic translation elongation factor 1 delta a (guanine nucleotide exchange protein) isoform X15 gives MSGLQCLASENIWFDKQRYDEAEKCFYEGANGPSTQSSSHAGDQELVSRMKSMELENQTLHKVVVEMRAALQKLESRVAMLEKSPAAVPCAKSAPVKAAPVKPVKVENGDDDDIDLFGSDEDDEEAARLKQERVDAYAAKKSKKPALIAKSSILLDVKPWDDETDMVKLEECVRSVQMDGLLWGASKLVPVGYGIKKLQINCVVEDDKVGTDILEEEITKFEDYIQSVDVAAFNKI, from the exons ATGAGTGGATTGCAGTGCCTCGCCTCAGAGAACATCTGGTTTGACAAACAGCGCTACGATGAGGCGGAGAAGTGCTTCTACGAAGGAGCCAACGGACCCTCTACACAG TCATCCTCACATGCAGGAGACCAGGAGCTGGTTTCGCGCATGAAGAGCATGGAACTGGAGAACCAAACTCTGCACAAAG TGGTGGTGGAGATGAGAGCAGCCCTGCAGAAGCTGGAGTCCAGAGTGGCTATGCTGGAAAAGAGCCCAGCAGCTGTCCCATGTGCTAAG TCTGCTCCAGTCAAGGCTGCTCCAGTCAAGCCGGTAAAGGTGGAAAACGGGGATGACGATGACATTGACTTGTTCGGCAGTGATGAGGACGACGAGGAGGCAGCGCGCCTTAAGCAGGAGCGCGTTGATGCCTATGCAGCCAAGAAGTCCAAGAAACCTGCCCTCATTGCCAAGTCATCTATCCTGTTGGACGTCAAGCCC TGGGATGATGAGACTGATATGGTGAAGCTGGAGGAGTGTGTGCGCTCAGTGCAGATGGACGGGCTCCTATGGGGAGCATCCAAACTGGTGCCAGTTGGCTACGGCATCAAGAAGCTGCAGATCAACTGCGTGGTTGAGGATGACAAAGTTGGCACAGACATTCTGGAGGAGGAGATCACCAAGTTTGAGGACTAT ATCCAGAGTGTAGATGTTGCTGCCTTCAATAAGATCTAA
- the eef1da gene encoding eukaryotic translation elongation factor 1 delta a (guanine nucleotide exchange protein) isoform X1 — MDQSWPNHQQGGAPQHAVPVGTFRQGNNPTIGGDEVQFGRLRQRTRLSESHSFGAEEEWLSTSMEARGSYGQSPVLQGMQAEGILYNCSTYEQTESNYQQRLASNGNGPLSSSPRSPNTRGYMTFQSRRSLAQQQDPGHPVTTVKASGTPHRRYSRGRNRTSSETEQGGKGSKGPTQRKRGLSETKSKPRWEKYGTSHTGNGRDVITNMSGLQCLASENIWFDKQRYDEAEKCFYEGANGPSTQGKEVNAILQDIAKSRQNILQSLNGSSSHAGDQELVSRMKSMELENQTLHKVVVEMRAALQKLESRVAMLEKSPAAVPCAKSAPVKAAPVKPVKVENGDDDDIDLFGSDEDDEEAARLKQERVDAYAAKKSKKPALIAKSSILLDVKPWDDETDMVKLEECVRSVQMDGLLWGASKLVPVGYGIKKLQINCVVEDDKVGTDILEEEITKFEDYIQSVDVAAFNKI; from the exons ATGGATCAGTCTTGGCCAAACCATCAGCAAGGAGGAGCCCCTCAGCATGCTGTACCAGTGGGGACCTTCAGGCAGGGTAATAATCCCACTATCGGCGGAGATGAAGTCCAGTTTGGGAGGCTGCGGCAACGCACGCGTTTGTCAGAGAGCCACAGCTTTGGGGCTGAAGAGGAGTGGTTGAGCACCTCCATGGAAGCGAGGGGCTCCTACGGTCAAAGTCCCGTCCTCCAGGGCATGCAGGCAGAGGGAATCTTGTACAACTGCAGCACCTATGAGCAGACCGAGAGCAACTACCAACAGCGGCTCGCCTCTAATGGCAACGGGCCGCTGTCATCCTCTCCGAGGAGTCCAAACACCAGAGGCTACATGACCTTCCAGTCTAGACGCAGCCTTGCTCAACAGCAGGATCCGGGGCACCCTGTCACCACCGTGAAGGCCTCTGGTACCCCACACCGTCGGTACAGTAGAGGCCGCAACCGCACCTCCTCTGAGACCGAGCAAGGGGGCAAGGGCAGCAAGGGGCCAACCCAGAGGAAGAGGGGCCTTTCTGAGACGAAAAGCAAGCCCAGATGGGAGAAGTATGGCACATCTCACACAGGGAATGGCAGAGATGTgat TACCAACATGAGTGGATTGCAGTGCCTCGCCTCAGAGAACATCTGGTTTGACAAACAGCGCTACGATGAGGCGGAGAAGTGCTTCTACGAAGGAGCCAACGGACCCTCTACACAG GGGAAAGAAGTTAATGCCATCCTGCAGGACATTGCTAAATCCCGACAGAATATTCTTCAGTCACTAAACGGA TCATCCTCACATGCAGGAGACCAGGAGCTGGTTTCGCGCATGAAGAGCATGGAACTGGAGAACCAAACTCTGCACAAAG TGGTGGTGGAGATGAGAGCAGCCCTGCAGAAGCTGGAGTCCAGAGTGGCTATGCTGGAAAAGAGCCCAGCAGCTGTCCCATGTGCTAAG TCTGCTCCAGTCAAGGCTGCTCCAGTCAAGCCGGTAAAGGTGGAAAACGGGGATGACGATGACATTGACTTGTTCGGCAGTGATGAGGACGACGAGGAGGCAGCGCGCCTTAAGCAGGAGCGCGTTGATGCCTATGCAGCCAAGAAGTCCAAGAAACCTGCCCTCATTGCCAAGTCATCTATCCTGTTGGACGTCAAGCCC TGGGATGATGAGACTGATATGGTGAAGCTGGAGGAGTGTGTGCGCTCAGTGCAGATGGACGGGCTCCTATGGGGAGCATCCAAACTGGTGCCAGTTGGCTACGGCATCAAGAAGCTGCAGATCAACTGCGTGGTTGAGGATGACAAAGTTGGCACAGACATTCTGGAGGAGGAGATCACCAAGTTTGAGGACTAT ATCCAGAGTGTAGATGTTGCTGCCTTCAATAAGATCTAA
- the eef1da gene encoding eukaryotic translation elongation factor 1 delta a (guanine nucleotide exchange protein) isoform X4, which produces MDQSWPNHQQGGAPQHAVPVGTFRQGNNPTIGGDEVQFGRLRQRTRLSESHSFGAEEEWLSTSMEARGSYGQSPVLQGMQAEGILYNCSTYEQTESNYQQRLASNGNGPLSSSPRSPNTRGYMTFQSRRSLAQQQDPGHPVTTVKASGTPHRRYSRGRNRTSSETEQGGKGSKGPTQRKRGLSETKSKPRWENTNMSGLQCLASENIWFDKQRYDEAEKCFYEGANGPSTQVKTSLQQPKGRQQKRQHRNSSSHAGDQELVSRMKSMELENQTLHKVVVEMRAALQKLESRVAMLEKSPAAVPCAKSAPVKAAPVKPVKVENGDDDDIDLFGSDEDDEEAARLKQERVDAYAAKKSKKPALIAKSSILLDVKPWDDETDMVKLEECVRSVQMDGLLWGASKLVPVGYGIKKLQINCVVEDDKVGTDILEEEITKFEDYIQSVDVAAFNKI; this is translated from the exons ATGGATCAGTCTTGGCCAAACCATCAGCAAGGAGGAGCCCCTCAGCATGCTGTACCAGTGGGGACCTTCAGGCAGGGTAATAATCCCACTATCGGCGGAGATGAAGTCCAGTTTGGGAGGCTGCGGCAACGCACGCGTTTGTCAGAGAGCCACAGCTTTGGGGCTGAAGAGGAGTGGTTGAGCACCTCCATGGAAGCGAGGGGCTCCTACGGTCAAAGTCCCGTCCTCCAGGGCATGCAGGCAGAGGGAATCTTGTACAACTGCAGCACCTATGAGCAGACCGAGAGCAACTACCAACAGCGGCTCGCCTCTAATGGCAACGGGCCGCTGTCATCCTCTCCGAGGAGTCCAAACACCAGAGGCTACATGACCTTCCAGTCTAGACGCAGCCTTGCTCAACAGCAGGATCCGGGGCACCCTGTCACCACCGTGAAGGCCTCTGGTACCCCACACCGTCGGTACAGTAGAGGCCGCAACCGCACCTCCTCTGAGACCGAGCAAGGGGGCAAGGGCAGCAAGGGGCCAACCCAGAGGAAGAGGGGCCTTTCTGAGACGAAAAGCAAGCCCAGATGGGAGAA TACCAACATGAGTGGATTGCAGTGCCTCGCCTCAGAGAACATCTGGTTTGACAAACAGCGCTACGATGAGGCGGAGAAGTGCTTCTACGAAGGAGCCAACGGACCCTCTACACAG GTGAAAACTTCTCTGCAGCAGCCCAAGGGGCGCCAGCAGAAACGGCAGCACAGAAAT TCATCCTCACATGCAGGAGACCAGGAGCTGGTTTCGCGCATGAAGAGCATGGAACTGGAGAACCAAACTCTGCACAAAG TGGTGGTGGAGATGAGAGCAGCCCTGCAGAAGCTGGAGTCCAGAGTGGCTATGCTGGAAAAGAGCCCAGCAGCTGTCCCATGTGCTAAG TCTGCTCCAGTCAAGGCTGCTCCAGTCAAGCCGGTAAAGGTGGAAAACGGGGATGACGATGACATTGACTTGTTCGGCAGTGATGAGGACGACGAGGAGGCAGCGCGCCTTAAGCAGGAGCGCGTTGATGCCTATGCAGCCAAGAAGTCCAAGAAACCTGCCCTCATTGCCAAGTCATCTATCCTGTTGGACGTCAAGCCC TGGGATGATGAGACTGATATGGTGAAGCTGGAGGAGTGTGTGCGCTCAGTGCAGATGGACGGGCTCCTATGGGGAGCATCCAAACTGGTGCCAGTTGGCTACGGCATCAAGAAGCTGCAGATCAACTGCGTGGTTGAGGATGACAAAGTTGGCACAGACATTCTGGAGGAGGAGATCACCAAGTTTGAGGACTAT ATCCAGAGTGTAGATGTTGCTGCCTTCAATAAGATCTAA
- the eef1da gene encoding eukaryotic translation elongation factor 1 delta a (guanine nucleotide exchange protein) isoform X2 produces the protein MDQSWPNHQQGGAPQHAVPVGTFRQGNNPTIGGDEVQFGRLRQRTRLSESHSFGAEEEWLSTSMEARGSYGQSPVLQGMQAEGILYNCSTYEQTESNYQQRLASNGNGPLSSSPRSPNTRGYMTFQSRRSLAQQQDPGHPVTTVKASGTPHRRYSRGRNRTSSETEQGGKGSKGPTQRKRGLSETKSKPRWEKYGTSHTGNGRDVITNMSGLQCLASENIWFDKQRYDEAEKCFYEGANGPSTQVKTSLQQPKGRQQKRQHRNSSSHAGDQELVSRMKSMELENQTLHKVVVEMRAALQKLESRVAMLEKSPAAVPCAKSAPVKAAPVKPVKVENGDDDDIDLFGSDEDDEEAARLKQERVDAYAAKKSKKPALIAKSSILLDVKPWDDETDMVKLEECVRSVQMDGLLWGASKLVPVGYGIKKLQINCVVEDDKVGTDILEEEITKFEDYIQSVDVAAFNKI, from the exons ATGGATCAGTCTTGGCCAAACCATCAGCAAGGAGGAGCCCCTCAGCATGCTGTACCAGTGGGGACCTTCAGGCAGGGTAATAATCCCACTATCGGCGGAGATGAAGTCCAGTTTGGGAGGCTGCGGCAACGCACGCGTTTGTCAGAGAGCCACAGCTTTGGGGCTGAAGAGGAGTGGTTGAGCACCTCCATGGAAGCGAGGGGCTCCTACGGTCAAAGTCCCGTCCTCCAGGGCATGCAGGCAGAGGGAATCTTGTACAACTGCAGCACCTATGAGCAGACCGAGAGCAACTACCAACAGCGGCTCGCCTCTAATGGCAACGGGCCGCTGTCATCCTCTCCGAGGAGTCCAAACACCAGAGGCTACATGACCTTCCAGTCTAGACGCAGCCTTGCTCAACAGCAGGATCCGGGGCACCCTGTCACCACCGTGAAGGCCTCTGGTACCCCACACCGTCGGTACAGTAGAGGCCGCAACCGCACCTCCTCTGAGACCGAGCAAGGGGGCAAGGGCAGCAAGGGGCCAACCCAGAGGAAGAGGGGCCTTTCTGAGACGAAAAGCAAGCCCAGATGGGAGAAGTATGGCACATCTCACACAGGGAATGGCAGAGATGTgat TACCAACATGAGTGGATTGCAGTGCCTCGCCTCAGAGAACATCTGGTTTGACAAACAGCGCTACGATGAGGCGGAGAAGTGCTTCTACGAAGGAGCCAACGGACCCTCTACACAG GTGAAAACTTCTCTGCAGCAGCCCAAGGGGCGCCAGCAGAAACGGCAGCACAGAAAT TCATCCTCACATGCAGGAGACCAGGAGCTGGTTTCGCGCATGAAGAGCATGGAACTGGAGAACCAAACTCTGCACAAAG TGGTGGTGGAGATGAGAGCAGCCCTGCAGAAGCTGGAGTCCAGAGTGGCTATGCTGGAAAAGAGCCCAGCAGCTGTCCCATGTGCTAAG TCTGCTCCAGTCAAGGCTGCTCCAGTCAAGCCGGTAAAGGTGGAAAACGGGGATGACGATGACATTGACTTGTTCGGCAGTGATGAGGACGACGAGGAGGCAGCGCGCCTTAAGCAGGAGCGCGTTGATGCCTATGCAGCCAAGAAGTCCAAGAAACCTGCCCTCATTGCCAAGTCATCTATCCTGTTGGACGTCAAGCCC TGGGATGATGAGACTGATATGGTGAAGCTGGAGGAGTGTGTGCGCTCAGTGCAGATGGACGGGCTCCTATGGGGAGCATCCAAACTGGTGCCAGTTGGCTACGGCATCAAGAAGCTGCAGATCAACTGCGTGGTTGAGGATGACAAAGTTGGCACAGACATTCTGGAGGAGGAGATCACCAAGTTTGAGGACTAT ATCCAGAGTGTAGATGTTGCTGCCTTCAATAAGATCTAA